In Phreatobacter oligotrophus, the following are encoded in one genomic region:
- a CDS encoding ABC transporter substrate-binding protein translates to MDLTRRAALMTSAAIAANVIDPFKAFAQQTPRKGGVFVVHYGAEQRQLNPSLQASTGVYIISGKIMEPLVDLDAAGNPVGVLATSWESTPDGKTITFKLRQGVTWHDGRPFTSADVQFTAMEMWKKILNYGSTLQLFLTAVDTPDPHTAIFRYERPMPLNLLLRALPDLGYISPRHLYEDKGDIRQNPVNLAPVGTGPFKFVSYERGQHIIAERHDGYWRGPAHLDRIVWRVITDRAAAAAQMEAGQMHYSPFSGLTISDMARLGKDPRFVVSTKGNEGNARTNTLEFNFRRKELADIKVRQAIAHAINVPFFIENFLGDFAKLGTGPIPSVSTDFYPGANTPQFPYDKAKAIRLLDEAGLRPGAGGTRLTLRLLPAPWGEDISLWATFIQQSLGEVGIRVEIVRTDGGGFLKSVYADHAFDLATGWHQYRNDPAVSTTVWYRSGQPVGAPWTNQWGVTDATLDKIIDDAATEVDAAKRKALYGDFVRRANGELMIWMPIEQIFVTVITARARNHSNTPRWGSSSWHDLWLAE, encoded by the coding sequence ATGGACCTGACCCGCCGCGCAGCGCTGATGACCTCGGCCGCGATCGCCGCCAACGTGATCGATCCCTTCAAGGCCTTCGCCCAGCAGACGCCGCGCAAGGGCGGCGTCTTCGTCGTCCATTACGGCGCCGAGCAGCGCCAGCTGAACCCCAGCCTCCAGGCCTCCACCGGCGTCTACATCATCTCCGGCAAGATTATGGAGCCGCTGGTCGACCTCGACGCCGCGGGCAATCCGGTCGGCGTGCTGGCGACGAGCTGGGAATCGACCCCCGACGGCAAGACCATCACCTTCAAGCTGCGGCAGGGCGTGACCTGGCACGACGGCCGCCCCTTCACCTCGGCGGACGTGCAGTTCACCGCCATGGAGATGTGGAAGAAGATCCTCAACTACGGCTCGACGCTGCAGCTCTTCCTCACCGCCGTCGACACGCCGGATCCGCACACCGCGATCTTCCGCTATGAGCGGCCGATGCCGCTGAACCTCCTGCTGCGCGCGCTGCCCGACCTCGGCTACATCTCGCCGCGCCACCTCTACGAGGACAAGGGCGACATCCGCCAGAACCCGGTGAACCTTGCCCCCGTCGGCACCGGCCCCTTCAAGTTCGTGAGCTACGAGCGCGGTCAGCACATCATCGCCGAGCGCCATGACGGCTACTGGCGCGGGCCCGCCCATCTCGACCGCATCGTCTGGCGCGTCATCACCGACCGTGCCGCTGCCGCCGCCCAGATGGAGGCCGGCCAGATGCACTACTCGCCCTTCTCGGGCCTCACCATCTCGGACATGGCCCGCCTCGGCAAGGATCCGCGCTTCGTCGTCTCCACCAAGGGCAACGAGGGCAATGCCCGCACCAACACGCTGGAGTTCAACTTCCGGCGCAAGGAACTGGCCGACATCAAGGTGCGCCAGGCCATCGCCCACGCCATCAACGTGCCCTTCTTCATCGAGAACTTCCTCGGCGACTTCGCCAAGCTCGGCACCGGCCCGATCCCCTCGGTCTCGACCGATTTCTATCCGGGCGCCAACACCCCGCAGTTCCCCTATGACAAGGCCAAGGCGATCCGCCTCCTCGACGAGGCGGGCCTGCGCCCCGGCGCCGGCGGCACGCGCCTGACGCTGCGACTTCTCCCGGCCCCCTGGGGCGAGGACATCTCGCTCTGGGCGACCTTCATCCAGCAGTCGCTGGGCGAGGTGGGCATCCGCGTCGAGATCGTCCGCACCGATGGCGGCGGCTTCCTCAAGTCGGTCTATGCCGACCATGCCTTCGACCTCGCCACGGGCTGGCACCAGTATCGCAACGATCCAGCCGTCTCGACGACCGTGTGGTATCGCTCGGGACAGCCGGTCGGCGCGCCCTGGACCAACCAGTGGGGTGTCACCGACGCGACCCTCGACAAGATCATCGACGATGCCGCGACCGAGGTCGACGCCGCCAAGCGCAAGGCGCTCTATGGCGACTTCGTCCGCCGCGCCAATGGCGAGCTGATGATCTGGATGCCGATCGAGCAGATCTTCGTCACGGTGATCACGGCGAGGGCGCGCAACCACTCCAACACGCCGCGCTGGGGCTCCTCGTCCTGGCACGATCTTTGGTTGGCGGAGTGA
- a CDS encoding VOC family protein — MPLKHILGADHVVVTVRDLDASARAWGLLGFTVSPRGTHSPHLGTGNYTIMFGEDYLELLGVLTETDQNKPTRDFLAKREGIERTAFTTDDAAGGAAELKARGLEPLGPVHFGRPVDLPGGGTGEAKFNVFRWPLDQNPGGMRIFACQHLTRETVWIPELQSHANGARRIARIEILSADPEAAAKKMAGLIDEPATKTPDGWRVPSGGKRADFLFYDAAGFAARYPAAVREGAAAEGAVAIVIATGDLAKAKAASAAIAHGEETVSVPAARANGVVISFIPN; from the coding sequence ATGCCGCTCAAGCACATCCTCGGTGCAGACCACGTTGTCGTCACCGTCCGCGATCTCGACGCGTCGGCGCGGGCCTGGGGCCTGCTCGGCTTCACCGTCTCGCCGCGCGGCACCCACTCGCCGCATCTCGGCACCGGCAACTACACCATCATGTTTGGCGAGGATTACCTCGAGCTCCTCGGCGTCCTCACCGAGACCGACCAGAACAAGCCGACCCGCGACTTCCTGGCGAAGCGCGAGGGCATCGAGCGCACCGCCTTCACCACCGATGACGCCGCCGGCGGCGCCGCCGAGCTGAAGGCCCGCGGCCTCGAGCCGCTCGGCCCCGTCCATTTCGGCCGCCCCGTCGACCTGCCCGGCGGCGGCACGGGCGAGGCCAAGTTCAATGTCTTCCGCTGGCCGCTCGACCAGAATCCCGGCGGCATGCGCATCTTCGCCTGCCAGCACCTGACCCGCGAGACGGTCTGGATTCCCGAGCTGCAGAGCCATGCCAATGGCGCGCGCCGCATCGCCCGCATCGAGATCCTCAGCGCCGATCCGGAAGCCGCGGCCAAGAAAATGGCCGGCCTCATCGACGAGCCGGCGACGAAGACGCCGGACGGCTGGCGCGTGCCTTCGGGCGGCAAGCGCGCCGACTTCCTGTTCTATGACGCCGCCGGCTTTGCTGCGCGCTATCCGGCCGCCGTGCGCGAGGGCGCCGCGGCCGAGGGCGCGGTGGCCATCGTCATCGCCACCGGCGACCTCGCCAAGGCCAAGGCCGCCTCCGCCGCCATCGCCCATGGCGAGGAGACGGTGAGCGTGCCCGCCGCCCGCGCCAATGGCGTCGTCATCAGCTTCATCCCGAACTGA
- a CDS encoding NAD(P)/FAD-dependent oxidoreductase, whose translation MPSTASAPWPPSLWVATAPPGPVLQPLVGEETTDVVVIGAGFTGLSTAIHLREMGVAVTVVEAVEPGWGASGRNNGQVIPTLAGHDPSGMTARHGEAGERFNRVLRDAAQYLFDLVRKHDIPAEAEQAGWVQPVHSPGRFKIAEKRVKEWSALGAPVELLDREATAKMLGSEAWFGGFWNPTGGHINPLALSRGLAQVALKLGAVIRSRSPVSSYARVGDAWVVKTEKGQVTAKALILATNAYTGEFSDSLNRDIAREVIPVLSWQMATRPISDNVAKTIIPDRQAMSDTHRELYFARWDARNRLVTGGAAMVPGANGDNLRGMIGERLKKLWPQIGDVEFDYVWSGYVGMTPDNLLKPQVAGFPRFHKLGPNGYAWAGCNGRAVALSVSLGRELARVTQGVPESELGLPFSDPTPQPFQPILRRIAPFALPLYRRLDAQEI comes from the coding sequence ATGCCTTCCACCGCCTCGGCTCCCTGGCCGCCGTCCCTCTGGGTCGCCACGGCGCCGCCCGGCCCGGTGCTGCAGCCGCTCGTCGGGGAGGAGACGACGGATGTCGTCGTCATCGGCGCGGGGTTCACGGGGCTCTCGACCGCGATCCACCTGCGCGAAATGGGCGTCGCCGTCACGGTGGTGGAGGCGGTGGAGCCGGGCTGGGGCGCCTCGGGCCGCAACAACGGCCAGGTGATCCCGACGCTGGCCGGCCATGACCCCTCCGGCATGACGGCGCGCCATGGCGAGGCCGGCGAGCGGTTCAACCGCGTGCTGCGCGACGCCGCGCAATATCTCTTCGACCTCGTGCGCAAGCACGACATCCCCGCCGAGGCCGAGCAGGCGGGCTGGGTGCAGCCCGTCCATTCGCCCGGCCGCTTCAAGATCGCGGAGAAGCGGGTGAAGGAATGGTCGGCGCTCGGCGCGCCGGTCGAGCTGCTTGACCGCGAGGCGACGGCGAAGATGCTGGGCTCGGAGGCCTGGTTCGGCGGCTTCTGGAACCCGACCGGCGGCCATATCAACCCGCTCGCCCTGTCCCGCGGCCTCGCTCAGGTGGCCCTGAAGCTCGGCGCGGTGATCCGCTCGCGCTCGCCGGTCTCATCCTATGCGCGAGTGGGCGATGCCTGGGTGGTGAAGACCGAGAAGGGCCAGGTCACGGCCAAGGCGCTCATCCTCGCCACCAATGCCTATACGGGCGAGTTCTCCGACAGCCTCAACCGCGACATCGCCCGCGAGGTGATCCCGGTCCTGTCCTGGCAGATGGCGACGCGGCCGATCAGCGACAATGTCGCCAAGACCATCATTCCGGACCGGCAGGCCATGTCGGACACCCATCGCGAGCTCTATTTCGCCCGCTGGGACGCCCGCAACCGCCTCGTCACCGGCGGCGCGGCCATGGTGCCGGGCGCCAATGGCGACAACCTGCGCGGCATGATCGGCGAGCGGCTGAAAAAGCTCTGGCCGCAGATCGGCGATGTCGAGTTCGACTATGTCTGGTCCGGCTATGTCGGCATGACGCCGGACAACCTGTTGAAGCCGCAGGTCGCCGGCTTCCCGCGCTTCCACAAGCTCGGGCCGAACGGCTATGCCTGGGCGGGCTGCAACGGCCGCGCCGTGGCGCTCTCGGTGTCGCTGGGCCGCGAGCTCGCCAGGGTCACGCAGGGCGTGCCGGAGAGCGAACTGGGCCTGCCCTTCTCCGATCCGACGCCGCAGCCCTTCCAGCCCATCCTGCGCCGCATCGCGCCCTTCGCCCTGCCGCTCTACCGGCGGCTGGACGCCCAGGAGATCTGA
- a CDS encoding cupin domain-containing protein, protein MSDTPQAEVKVFGPEESPSYWQPVPANGFVRCILNPKTVKTENRFAMGTQTVAPGCHIREHTHDRHEEVIHLTAGRGFARIDGEDIPMEAGSTVFIGRDRKHGFVNPGPEPMSFVWFLMPGGLEDFFAAIGRERVPGEPAPEPFPRPADVAEIEKRTVFGWADPSHNPKG, encoded by the coding sequence ATGAGTGACACGCCGCAAGCCGAGGTGAAGGTCTTCGGGCCGGAGGAGAGCCCGTCCTACTGGCAGCCGGTGCCGGCCAATGGCTTCGTGCGCTGCATCCTCAATCCGAAGACGGTGAAGACCGAGAACCGCTTCGCCATGGGCACGCAGACGGTCGCGCCGGGCTGCCATATCCGCGAGCACACCCATGACCGCCACGAGGAGGTCATCCACCTGACGGCCGGGCGCGGCTTCGCGCGCATCGACGGCGAGGACATCCCGATGGAGGCGGGCTCGACCGTCTTCATCGGCCGCGACCGCAAGCACGGCTTCGTCAATCCCGGCCCCGAGCCGATGAGCTTCGTCTGGTTCCTGATGCCTGGCGGGCTCGAGGATTTCTTCGCCGCCATCGGCCGCGAGCGGGTTCCGGGCGAGCCTGCGCCCGAGCCCTTCCCGCGGCCCGCCGATGTCGCCGAGATCGAGAAGCGCACGGTCTTCGGCTGGGCCGATCCCAGCCACAATCCGAAGGGATAG
- a CDS encoding NIPSNAP family protein: protein MIVEERDYRIKAGHLAEFVGLYEEHGLPIQQELLGTFHGYFTSETAELNHVVAWWSYESLDDRLVRRDRMMADPRWQDYLAKVKGLVEVQHVRFLRPTRFSPIR, encoded by the coding sequence ATGATCGTCGAGGAGCGCGACTACCGCATCAAGGCCGGCCATCTCGCCGAGTTCGTCGGGCTCTACGAGGAGCACGGGTTGCCCATCCAGCAGGAGCTGCTCGGCACGTTCCACGGCTATTTCACCTCGGAGACGGCGGAGCTGAACCACGTAGTGGCCTGGTGGTCCTACGAGAGCCTCGATGACCGCCTCGTCCGCCGCGACAGGATGATGGCCGACCCGCGCTGGCAGGATTACCTCGCCAAGGTGAAGGGGCTGGTCGAGGTCCAGCACGTGCGGTTCCTGCGGCCGACGCGGTTTTCGCCGATCAGGTGA
- a CDS encoding aldo/keto reductase translates to MDTVKLGRTGLDVSRLCLGCMTYGAPDQGAHPWSMGETESRPFIKRALDLGINFFDTANVYSLGSSEEIVGKALKDMAKRDDIVIATKVFNRMRPGPNGAGLSRKAIMTEIDHSLRRLGTDYVDLYQIHRFDYDTPIEETLEALHDVVKAGKARYIGASSMSAWRFMKMLKTSEANGWTRFATMQNYVNLLYREEEREMLPLCREEGIGVIPWSPLARGRLTRDWDSSSARAETDDFGKTLYAATAEADRKVVEAVAAVAKARGIPRAQVALAWVLQKPGITAPIVGASKMGHLDDAVAALKVKLTAEEIAALEAAYVPHAVVGFK, encoded by the coding sequence ATGGACACTGTGAAGCTCGGCCGCACCGGCCTCGACGTCTCGCGCCTCTGCCTCGGCTGCATGACCTATGGCGCGCCCGACCAGGGCGCCCATCCCTGGTCCATGGGCGAGACCGAGAGCCGCCCCTTCATCAAGCGGGCGCTCGACCTCGGCATCAACTTCTTCGACACGGCCAATGTCTATTCGCTCGGCTCCTCCGAGGAGATCGTCGGCAAGGCGCTGAAGGACATGGCCAAGCGCGACGACATCGTCATCGCCACCAAGGTCTTCAACCGCATGCGCCCCGGCCCGAACGGCGCCGGCCTGTCGCGCAAGGCGATTATGACCGAGATCGACCATTCGCTGCGCCGCCTCGGCACCGACTATGTCGACCTCTACCAGATCCACCGCTTCGACTACGACACGCCGATCGAGGAGACGCTGGAAGCGCTCCACGACGTCGTGAAGGCCGGCAAGGCCCGCTATATCGGCGCCTCCTCCATGAGCGCCTGGCGCTTCATGAAGATGCTGAAGACCTCGGAGGCGAATGGCTGGACGCGCTTCGCCACCATGCAGAACTACGTGAACCTGCTCTACCGCGAGGAGGAGCGCGAGATGCTGCCGCTGTGCCGCGAGGAGGGCATCGGCGTCATTCCGTGGAGCCCGCTCGCCCGCGGCCGCCTCACCCGCGACTGGGATTCCTCCAGCGCCCGCGCCGAGACCGATGATTTCGGCAAGACGCTCTATGCGGCCACCGCCGAGGCCGACCGCAAGGTGGTCGAGGCCGTGGCGGCGGTGGCGAAAGCCCGCGGCATCCCGCGGGCCCAGGTTGCGCTCGCCTGGGTGTTGCAGAAGCCGGGCATCACCGCGCCCATCGTCGGCGCCAGCAAGATGGGTCATCTCGACGACGCGGTGGCGGCGCTGAAGGTGAAGCTGACGGCCGAGGAGATTGCGGCGCTGGAGGCAGCCTACGTGCCGCACGCGGTGGTGGGGTTCAAGTGA
- a CDS encoding DUF3422 family protein, whose amino-acid sequence MSLDFAPHPLRRQVLDELHARPFQLVETPRRVLLHAFATAEVPVVQERATLAAWCGATGAARPDEGANFHRAVFPTSRLRWERHSEFSTYGWDVPAPAGDPFHWPLPQPSPVGGAVAAPGPLLVAIDLALVREDGVPADWQALFDPASLCVSRAMDAATIATDFRQDSRGYTRILVIDHGLTPAVAGALVQRLLEVETYRCFALLGLPEAQRVGPIIGRIERELLSVAQRMKTATGLESNAALLDTLVAQAAELEAEAALSSFRFGATRAYEALVRSRLAVIGETPVEGHSTWAAFLDRRFAPAMRTCQTASDRQAELSLKLARAANLLRTRVDIALEQQNRTLLETMSERGRLQLRLQQTVEGLSIAAVSYYVLGLLGYLFKGGKDAGLLPFDPSVATAVVLPFVIIVMALVVRRVRSRHRDD is encoded by the coding sequence GTGAGTCTCGATTTCGCGCCCCATCCGCTCCGCCGCCAGGTGCTGGACGAGCTGCATGCCCGGCCCTTCCAGCTGGTCGAGACGCCGCGCCGCGTGTTGCTCCACGCCTTTGCCACCGCCGAGGTGCCGGTGGTGCAGGAGCGGGCGACGCTCGCCGCCTGGTGCGGCGCAACGGGCGCGGCCCGCCCGGACGAGGGCGCCAATTTCCACCGCGCCGTCTTCCCAACGTCGCGGCTGCGCTGGGAGCGGCACAGCGAGTTCTCCACCTATGGCTGGGACGTGCCGGCGCCGGCCGGCGACCCGTTCCACTGGCCGCTGCCGCAGCCGAGCCCGGTCGGCGGCGCCGTCGCCGCCCCCGGCCCGCTGCTGGTCGCCATCGACCTGGCGCTGGTGCGCGAGGATGGCGTTCCCGCCGACTGGCAGGCGCTGTTCGACCCGGCCTCGCTCTGCGTCTCCCGGGCCATGGATGCGGCGACCATCGCCACCGACTTCCGCCAGGATTCGCGCGGCTACACCCGCATTCTCGTCATCGACCACGGCCTGACCCCGGCGGTGGCCGGCGCTCTGGTGCAGCGCCTGCTCGAGGTCGAGACTTATCGCTGCTTCGCCCTGCTCGGCCTGCCCGAGGCGCAGCGGGTCGGGCCGATCATCGGCCGCATCGAGCGCGAGCTTCTCTCGGTCGCCCAGCGCATGAAGACGGCGACGGGGCTCGAGAGCAACGCCGCGCTGCTCGACACGCTGGTGGCGCAGGCCGCCGAGCTCGAGGCGGAGGCTGCGCTGTCGAGCTTCCGCTTCGGTGCGACCCGCGCCTACGAGGCGCTGGTGCGCTCGCGCCTTGCGGTCATCGGCGAGACGCCGGTCGAGGGGCACTCGACCTGGGCGGCCTTCCTCGACCGCCGCTTCGCCCCCGCCATGCGCACCTGCCAGACGGCGTCCGACCGCCAGGCGGAGCTGTCGCTGAAGCTCGCCCGCGCCGCGAACCTGTTGCGCACCCGCGTCGACATCGCCCTCGAACAGCAGAACCGCACGCTGCTCGAGACCATGTCGGAGCGCGGCCGCCTGCAGCTGCGCCTGCAGCAGACGGTGGAGGGCCTCTCCATCGCGGCCGTGTCCTATTACGTGCTCGGCCTGCTCGGCTATCTCTTCAAGGGCGGCAAGGATGCGGGGCTCCTGCCCTTCGACCCCTCGGTCGCCACCGCCGTGGTGCTGCCCTTCGTCATCATCGTCATGGCGCTGGTGGTCCGGCGCGTGCGATCGCGCCACCGCGACGACTGA
- a CDS encoding alkaline phosphatase family protein → MPHADKNILFIMCDQLRFDYLSCAGHPRLKTPTIDALAARGVRFTRAYVQSPVCGPSRMSYYTGRYMRSHGSNWNNFPLRIGEPTLGQHLKALGVRNVLVGKTHMTADDEGMERLGIPKGSVIGVEAAQCGFEPYERDDGLHPSRPGAARPAYDAYLETNGFPARNPWEDRANSGIGPDGEKQNGWLLAHADKEANIPEEHSETPYMTRRAMDFIREAKEDGRPWCLHLSYIKPHWPYIAPAPYHDMFSEDDVQPAIRSDLERQNPHPVYGAFMDMRVSRNFAREEVRRRVIPAYMGLIRQIDDQLAVLFKFLDDEGLTDKTMIVFTSDHGDYLGDHWLGEKDLFHEVSVKVPLIVVDPSPEADATRGTTCDALVEAIDLAPTFIEHFGGTVPRHIVEGRSLKPLLRGQTPLDWRPVAISEYDYSMLDSRRTLGRKPDECRLFMVFDGRFKYVHAPGFRPMLWDLQTDPHEYRDLGDDPEHEAVRARLKEHLLAWALTDHNRITMPDATIETYGPARQLRGGILIGYWDEAEVAEARKAYGIE, encoded by the coding sequence CACGCCGACAAGAACATCCTCTTCATCATGTGCGACCAGCTGCGGTTCGATTACCTGAGCTGCGCCGGCCATCCACGCCTCAAGACCCCCACCATCGATGCGCTGGCGGCCCGCGGCGTGCGCTTCACCCGCGCCTATGTGCAGTCGCCGGTCTGCGGCCCCTCGCGCATGAGCTATTACACCGGCCGCTACATGCGCTCGCACGGCTCCAACTGGAACAACTTCCCCCTGCGCATCGGCGAGCCGACGCTCGGCCAGCACCTGAAAGCCCTCGGCGTGCGCAACGTCCTCGTCGGCAAGACCCACATGACCGCCGATGACGAGGGCATGGAGCGGCTGGGCATCCCCAAGGGCTCGGTCATCGGCGTCGAGGCGGCGCAATGCGGCTTCGAGCCCTATGAGCGCGACGACGGCCTGCATCCCTCGCGGCCCGGCGCAGCCCGGCCGGCCTACGACGCCTATCTGGAGACAAACGGCTTCCCGGCGCGCAACCCGTGGGAGGACCGCGCCAATTCCGGCATTGGGCCCGACGGCGAGAAGCAGAATGGCTGGCTCCTCGCCCATGCCGACAAGGAAGCCAACATCCCCGAGGAGCATTCCGAGACGCCCTACATGACCCGCCGGGCCATGGATTTCATCCGCGAGGCCAAGGAGGACGGGCGCCCGTGGTGCCTGCACCTCTCCTACATCAAGCCGCACTGGCCCTATATCGCCCCGGCGCCCTACCACGACATGTTCAGCGAGGACGACGTCCAGCCGGCCATCCGTTCCGATCTCGAGCGGCAGAACCCGCACCCGGTCTATGGCGCCTTCATGGACATGCGGGTCTCCCGCAACTTTGCCCGTGAGGAGGTCCGCCGCCGCGTCATCCCGGCCTATATGGGCCTCATCCGCCAGATCGACGACCAGCTCGCCGTGCTGTTCAAGTTCCTCGATGACGAAGGCCTCACCGACAAGACGATGATCGTCTTCACCTCCGACCATGGCGACTATCTCGGCGACCATTGGCTCGGCGAGAAGGACCTGTTCCACGAGGTCTCGGTGAAGGTGCCGCTCATCGTCGTCGATCCCTCTCCGGAGGCCGACGCCACGCGCGGCACGACCTGCGACGCCCTCGTCGAGGCCATCGACCTTGCGCCGACCTTCATCGAGCATTTCGGCGGCACGGTGCCGCGCCACATCGTCGAGGGCAGGTCGCTCAAACCCCTGCTGCGGGGGCAGACGCCGCTGGACTGGCGGCCGGTCGCCATCTCCGAATACGACTATTCCATGCTGGATTCCCGCCGCACCCTCGGCCGCAAGCCCGACGAGTGCCGGCTGTTCATGGTCTTCGACGGCCGGTTCAAGTATGTCCACGCGCCGGGCTTCCGCCCGATGCTCTGGGACCTGCAGACGGACCCACATGAATATCGCGACCTCGGCGACGACCCCGAGCATGAGGCGGTGCGGGCGCGGCTGAAGGAGCATCTCCTCGCCTGGGCGCTGACCGACCACAACCGCATCACCATGCCGGATGCGACGATCGAGACCTATGGCCCGGCGCGCCAGCTGCGCGGCGGCATTCTCATCGGCTACTGGGACGAGGCCGAGGTGGCGGAAGCGCGGAAGGCCTACGGCATCGAGTGA